A genomic stretch from Puntigrus tetrazona isolate hp1 chromosome 6, ASM1883169v1, whole genome shotgun sequence includes:
- the stk35l gene encoding serine/threonine kinase 35, like, with the protein MDAKDRERQRTRNACKRTESASVLRSLKVDNDNETMAGDSDLVKRGSLEQRLIAPRYSLLREVGRGSYGVVYEAFARKSGARVAVKKLRCDAPENVELALAEFWALTSLEKRHENVVQLEECVLQRNGMAQKMSHGNKRSKQYLRLVETSLKGERVLSCPDEPCYLWFVMEFCEGGDLNQFILSRRPDPRTNSSFMMQLSSAVAFLHENNIVHRDLKPDNILISERSGAPVLKVADFGLSKVCAGLSAGVRDSEEGRDKNKNSVNINKFWLSSACGSDFYMAPEVWEGHYTAKADIFALGIIIWAMIERITFIDAESKRELLGTYVRQGSDIVPVGEALLENPKMVLSIPQRRRSHMPEALRKLLQDMLAVNPQDRPDALELHSRMGQVTCAA; encoded by the exons ATGGATGCAAAGGACAGAGAGCGGCAGCGGACACGGAACGCTTGCAAAAGAACCGAAAGCGCCAGCGTCCTGCGCTCGCTCAAAGTCGACAACGATAATGAGACAATGGCAGGCGACTCGGACCTGGTTAAACGCGGCAGTCTCGAACAGCGGCTAATCGCGCCGAGGTACAGCTTGCTCCGTGAAGTTGGCAGGGGCAGTTACGGCGTTGTGTACGAAGCCTTTGCCCGCAAATCAGGTGCGAGGGTGGCGGTGAAGAAGCTGCGCTGCGACGCGCCGGAGAACGTGGAGCTGGCCCTGGCGGAGTTTTGGGCTTTGACCAGTCTGGAGAAACGCCACGAGAACGTGGTGCAGCTGGAGGAGTGCGTGCTCCAAAGGAACGGGATGGCCCAGAAAATGAGCCACGGCAACAAGCGCTCGAAGCAGTATTTGAGGTTGGTCGAGACCTCGTTGAAAG gTGAGCGTGTATTGTCGTGTCCTGATGAGCCCTGCTACCTGTGGTTTGTGATGGAGTTTTGTGAGGGAGGGGATCTGAATCAGTTTATCCTGTCACGGCGGCCCGATCCCCGAACCAACTCCAGCTTCATGATGCAGCTGAGTAGCGCCGTGGCGTTCCTGCACGAAAATAACATTGTTCACAGAGACCTTAAACCGGATAATATCCTCATCTCGGAGCGTTCTGGTGCACCTGTGTTGAAAGTGGCAGATTTTGGACTGAGCAAAGTGTGTGCCGGCCTGAGCGCAGGAGTACGAGACTCAGAGGAGGgacgagacaaaaacaagaacAGCGTTAACATCAACAAGTTCTGGCTCTCATCTGCGTGCGGGTCGGATTTTTACATGGCACCGGAGGTTTGGGAAGGACATTACACAGCCAAAGCAGACATTTTCGCTCTAGGCATTATCATCTGGGCCATGATAGAGAGAATCACATTCATTGACGCCGAGTCGAAACGGGAGCTACTCGGGACGTATGTGCGGCAGGGTTCTGACATCGTCCCGGTTGGAGAGGCTCTTTTGGAGAACCCAAAGATGGTGTTGAGTATTCCCCAGCGCAGGCGCTCGCACATGCCCGAGGCACTCCGGAAACTTTTGCAGGACATGCTGGCCGTCAATCCTCAAGACCGACCAGACGCACTAGAACTGCACAGCAGGATGGGACAGGTCACTTGCGCAGCGTGA